Proteins from a single region of Juglans microcarpa x Juglans regia isolate MS1-56 chromosome 5S, Jm3101_v1.0, whole genome shotgun sequence:
- the LOC121267007 gene encoding zinc finger protein ZAT5-like produces MMKPSKEEVMGNCNKDHAQIARGKRTKRHGLQSQLGLTLASTSSSDHSGAPDPHRAAPSPTPSAELTDTTAEEEEEDMANCLILLAQGRHSRKVQEKAALSAAYQCKTCNRCFASFQALGGHRASHKKPRADINTDEKKPLTLVGVQDYRFNNTSTTLSLQLGNRDHLYSNNNKSKVHDCSICGAEFSSGQALGGHMRRHRTFMSTATTVLSAGNTESPPESNEARKKRNILQLDLNLPAPEDHDHLHRDSSSFSLVSKEPVLFFSSTSALVDCHY; encoded by the coding sequence ATGATGAAACCATCGAAAGAGGAAGTCATGGGGAATTGTAATAAAGATCACGCACAGATAGCAAGAGGCAAACGCACAAAGCGTCATGGACTACAGTCACAGCTAGGGCTAACTCTGGCTTCTACCTCATCTAGTGATCATTCTGGCGCACCTGATCCTCATCGTGCAGCGCCCTCTCCTACACCCTCGGCAGAATTGACAGACACTACTgcagaagaagaggaggaggacaTGGCCAACTGCTTGATTCTCTTAGCTCAAGGCCGCCATAGCCGAAAAGTACAAGAAAAGGCTGCGTTGTCAGCTGCGTACCAGTGCAAGACCTGTAACCGGTGCTTCGCTTCGTTCCAAGCGCTGGGTGGACACAGAGCCAGTCACAAGAAACCTAGGGCTGATATTAATACTGATGAGAAGAAACCCTTAACTCTTGTCGGCGTACAAGATTATCGATTTAACAACACTAGCACAACCCTTTCATTGCAATTAGGTAATAGGGATCATCTGTATAGTAATAACAACAAATCCAAGGTTCATGACTGTTCGATATGTGGCGCTGAGTTCTCGTCCGGCCAAGCCTTAGGAGGACATATGAGGCGGCACAGAACGTTTATGAGTACTGCAACAACTGTCCTTAGTGCGGGAAATACTGAGAGTCCTCCTGAGTCGAACGAAGccaggaaaaaaagaaacattctACAATTGGATCTTAATCTTCCAGCCCCAGAAGACCATGATCATCTGCACAGAGATTCCAGTAGTTTTTCCTTGGTTTCAAAAGAGCCAGTGCTCTTCTTCTCCAGTACTTCTGCTTTGGTGGATTGCCATTACTAA